From a single Rosa rugosa chromosome 7, drRosRugo1.1, whole genome shotgun sequence genomic region:
- the LOC133720275 gene encoding uncharacterized protein LOC133720275: protein MAADPSQQQQLAIILGPDPSQFETLISHLMSSSNEQRSQAEALFNLCKQAHPDALLLKLVHVLQASTRPEARTMSVILLRRQLTRDDSFLWPRLRPSTQSTLKSTLLTCLQSESTKSMAKKLCDTVSELASAILPDNQWPELLPFMFHCVTSDNSKLQESALLIFAQLAHYIGETLVPQLTTLHSVFYQCLSNAAGKSADVRIAALGASVNFIQCLTSASDRDRFQDLLPLMMQTLTEALNGGQEATAQEALELLIELAGTEPRFLRRQLVDVVGSMLQIAEAASLEEGTRHLAIEFVITLAEARERAPGMMRKLPQFIHRLFAILMNMLLDLEDDPDWYTADTENEDAGETSNYGFGQECLDRLSISLGGNTIVPVASELFPSYLVAPEWQKHHAVHIALAQIAEGCSKVMVQNLEQVVSMVLNSFQDPHPRVRWAAINAVGQLSTDLGPNLQEKYHQRVLPALAGAMDDFQNPRVQAHAASAVLNFSENCTPDILVPYLDGIVSKLLVLLQNGKQMVQEGALTALASVADSSQEQFQKYYDAVMPYLKAILVNANDKANRMLRAKSMECISLVGMAVGKDKFRDDAKQVMEVLMSLQGSEMEADDPTTSYMLQAWARLCKCLGQDFLPYMNVVMPSLLQSAQLKPDVTITSADSDAEIDEDDDSIEMITVGDKRIGIKTSVLEEKATACNMLCCYADELKEGFFPWIDQVAPTLVPLLKFYFHEEVRKAAVSAMPELLRSAKLAVEKGQSQGHNESYVKQLSDYIIPALVEALHKEPEVEICASILDALNECVQSSGPLLDENQVRCIVDEIKQVVTASSSRKQERAERAKAEDFDAEEGELLKEENEQEEELFDLVGDCLGTLIKTFKASFLPFFDELSSYITPMLGKDKTAEERRIAICIFDDIAEHCREAALKYYDTYVPFLLEACNDESSDVRQAAVYGVGLCAEYGGSVFKPLVGEALSRLDMVIRNPNSQHSDNMMAYDNAVSALGKICQFHRDSIDAPQLVPAWLGCLPIKGDLIEAKVVHDQLCSMVERSDRELLGPNNQYLPKIVAVFAEVICAGKDLATEQTTSRMINLLRQLQQTLPPSTLASTWSSLQPQQQLALQFILSS, encoded by the exons ATGGCCGCCGATCCAAGTCAGCAGCAGCAGCTGGCCATAATTCTTGGCCCGGACCCGAGTCAgttcgaaaccctaatctctcaTCTCATGTCCTCCAGCAACGAGCAACGGTCGCAGGCCGAGGCCCTCTTCAACCTCTGCAAGCAGGCCCACCCGGACGCCCTCTTACTGAAGCTGGTCCATGTGTTACAGGCCTCGACCCGACCCGAGGCCCGCACCATGTCCGTCATCCTCCTCCGGCGGCAGCTCACTCGCGACGACTCGTTCCTCTGGCCCCGCCTCAGGCCCTCCACTCAGTCGACCCTCAAGTCCACACTCCTCACTTGCCTCCAATCAGAATCCACCAAATCCATGGCCAAGAAGCTCTGCGACACCGTTTCGGAGCTCGCTTCCGCCATCTTACCCGATAACCAATGGCCGGAGCTGTTGCCGTTCATGTTCCACTGCGTCACCTCCGATAATTCCAAGCTCCAGGAGTCTGCGCTTTTGATTTTTGCGCAGTTGGCGCATTACATCGGCGAAACCCTAGTCCCGCAGTTGACTACGCTCCACTCGGTCTTCTACCAGTGCCTGTCCAACGCCGCCGGCAAGAGCGCCGACGTCAGAATTGCAGCACTCGGCGCCTCTGTCAATTTCATCCAGTGCCTGACCAGCGCCTCCGACAGGGACAGGTTCCAGGACCTGTTGCCCTTGATGATGCAGACTTTGACGGAGGCCTTGAACGGCGGTCAGGAGGCCACGGCGCAGGAGGCGCTGGAGTTGCTTATCGAGTTGGCCGGGACCGAGCCGAGGTTCCTGCGGAGGCAATTGGTGGATGTGGTTGGCTCTATGCTTCAAATTGCGGAGGCTGCGTCCCTCGAGGAAGGTACAAGGCATTTGGCCATTGAGTTTGTCATCACTCTGGCTGAGGCCAGGGAGAGAGCCCCCGGGATGATGAGGAAGTTGCCTCAGTTTATTCATAGGTTGTTTGCCATACTTATGAACATGTTGTTGGACCTTGAGGACGACCCCGACTGGTACACTGCAGATACTGAGAATGAGGATGCTGGTGAGACTAGCAATTACGGCTTTGGACAGGAGTGTTTGGAcagactttcaatttcattgggCGGCAATACCATTGTCCCTGTTGCTTCCGAGCTTTTTCCGTCTTACTTGGTTGCCCCTGAATGGCAAAAGCACCACGCCGTGCACATTGCCCTTGCCCAGATTGCCGAGGGGTGCTCTAAG GTAATGGTACAAAACCTCGAACAGGTGGTATCAATGGTATTGAATTCGTTCCAAGATCCTCACCCACGTGTGAGGTGGGCAGCAATTAATGCAGTTGGGCAATTGTCAACGGATTTAGGCCCAAACTTACAAGAAAAGTATCACCAGCGAGTGCTGCCTGCATTAGCTGGAGCAATGGATGACTTCCAAAATCCACGAGTACAG GCCCATGCTGCTTCAGCAGTACTCAATTTCAGTGAAAACTGCACCCCAGATATTTTGGTACCATACCTGGATGGAATTGTTAGCAAGCTTCTTGTACTTCTACAG AATGGAAAGCAGATGGTCCAGGAGGGGGCTTTAACAGCTTTAGCATCAGTTGCTGATTCGTCACAG GAGCAATTCCAGAAGTATTATGATGCTGTAATGCCTTACTTGAAAGCTATTTTGGTTAATGCAAATGACAAAGCTAATCGTATGCTACGTGCAAAATCAATGGAGTGTATTAGTTTGGTTGGAATGGCTGTCGGGAAGGATAAGTTCAGGGATGACGCAAAGCAG GTTATGGAAGTCCTGATGTCATTGCAAGGATCTGAAATGGAGGCAGATGACCCCACAACAAGTTATATGTTACAA GCATGGGCTAGACTTTGCAAATGCCTTGGGCAGGATTTTCTCCCGTACATGAATGTTGTCATGCCTTCTTTGCTTCAGTCTGCTCAGCTTAAGCCTGATGTAACAATTACTTCTGCAGATTCAGATGCAGAaattgatgaagatgatgatag CATTGAAATGATTACTGTTGGGGATAAAAGGATAGGGATTAAGACTAGTGTTCTTGAGGAAAAAGCTACAGCCTGTAACATGCTATGTTGCTATGCTGATGAGTTAAAGGAAGGATTTTTCCCGTGGATTGATCAG GTTGCTCCAACATTGGTTCCTCTTCTCAAATTTTATTTCCATGAAGAAGTTAGAAAGGCAGCTGTTTCAG CGATGCCGGAGCTCCTACGCTCAGCCAAATTAGCAGTAGAGAAGGGACAATCTCAAGGTCATAATGAGTCCTACGTAAAGCAGTTATCTGATTACATAATACCAGCACTGGTTGAAGCATTACACAAG GAACCTGAGGTAGAAATTTGTGCCAGCATTCTAGATGCATTGAACGAATGTGTGCAG AGTTCTGGGCCACTTCTTGATGAAAACCAAGTTAGATGCATCGTGGATGAGATCAAACAGGTGGTTACAGCAAGCTCATCCAGAAAACAAGAGCGAGCAGAAAGGGCCAAGGCAGAGGACTTTGATGCAGAAGAAGGGGAACTTCTGAAGGAGGAAAATGAACAAGAAGAAGAGCTTTTTGACCTG gTTGGTGATTGCTTGGGAACTTTGATTAAGACATTCAAGGCATCTTTCTTGCCTTTCTTTGACGAGCTTTCCTCTTACATAACACCTATGTTG GGTAAGGATAAAACTGCAGAAGAGAGGAGAATTGCCATTTGCATATTTGATGATATTGCAGAGCATTGCCGTGAAGCTGCTCTTAA ATATTATGATACTTACGTTCCTTTCCTACTGGAAGCCTGCAATGATGAAAGTTCAGATGTTCGTCAG GCTGCTGTTTATGGGGTTGGTCTTTGTGCGGAGTATGGTGGATCTGTGTTCAAACCTCTTGTTGGTG AAGCTCTTTCTAGGTTGGATATGGTGATCAGGAACCccaattcacaacactctgacAATATGATGGCATATGACAACGCTGTTTCAGCTCTTGGGAAAATATGCCAGTTCCACCGTGATAGTATAGATGCACCACAG CTTGTCCCTGCCTGGTTAGGTTGTCTGCCTATAAAAGGTGATTTGATTGAGGCCAAGGTTGTCCATGACCAGTTATGTTCAATGGTTGAAAG GTCGGATAGAGAGCTTTTGGGCCCCAATAATCAGTATCTTCCGAAAATAGTTGCGGTTTTTGCCGAG GTTATATGTGCGGGTAAAGACTTGGCCACAGAGCAAACAACTAGTCGAATGATTAATTTATTAAGGCAGCTTCAACAAACTTTACCGCCCTCTACCCTTGCGTCAACCTGGTCATCCTTGCAACCCCAGCAACAGCTTGCATTGCAATTTATACTCTCATCATAA
- the LOC133723292 gene encoding ATPase family AAA domain-containing protein At1g05910-like produces the protein MSDKGRRKKRGGASRIGEMMRDGTATPIASLNTDYVSDSSNDMMKPSIKNPGAYQDAALSPYKHDRREGLRPRRSNTISTQDIIFGYDNDDPGSSVDQDIEYNDGDDGQKDDGDIGEGQDGRRRYHFRNRNRNRAQVQVGRFSIDQGMGPKVGKDVRECGSSVHKRHRITRTDDSEPDQAQTAGAGPSSEGGVDIQPLQLVDHSVSFEDIGGLSQYIDALKEMVFFPLLYPDFFTSYHITPPRGVLLCGPPGTGKTLIARALASAASKAGRKVSFYMRKGADVLSKWVGEAERQLKLLFEEAQRNQPSIIFFDEIDGLAPVRSSRQEQTHNSIVSTLLALMDGLDSRGQVVLLGATNRVDAIDGALRRPGRFDREFNFPLPGCEARAEILDIHSRKWKHPPSNELKLELAASCVGYCGADLKALCTEAAIRAFREKYPQVYTSDDKFVIDVDSVRVEKYHFVEAMSTITPAAHRGAAVHSRPLSLVVAPCLQRHLQKVMNYISDIFPPIAVSSELTKLSVLSACGSAIPPVYRPRLLLCGGESSGLDHLGPAILHELNQFPVHCLGLASLLSDPSAKTPEEALVHIFGEARRTTPSILYLPQFNLWWDRAHEQLGTVFLTLLQEVPSDLPILLLATSSEVDAITSSIFSERSVYQVAGTPSNEDRCLFFDRLIEAALSVLLEGRTKRSQAELPKAPKVASGPKVSELNAKVESEQRALCLLQMCLRDVCNRILSDERFSAFHYPILDEDAPNYHSVIQNPMDVATLLQRVDSGLYVTCKAFVQDVDLIVSNAKAYNGDDYNGARIVSRAYELGYVVHGMLQSQMGPALIAYFDEIAAQGGLEDVTVVTKASARLREGNLDPSYEAHKRLFVQRTKTYDIPQLERLYARIMKDIFNIKDGDKSDVVPPMHLIFKYLLKFAEDEANF, from the coding sequence ATGAGTGACAaagggagaaggaagaagagaggTGGTGCCTCCAGAATTGGTGAGATGATGCGCGATGGCACCGCTACTCCGATTGCCTCCCTCAATACAGATTATGTATCAGACAGTTCCAATGACATGATGAAACCCTCTATCAAGAATCCGGGTGCATATCAAGATGCAGCATTATCACCTTACAAGCATGATCGACGTGAAGGATTGCGACCTCGTCGCTCAAACACAATTTCAACTCAAGATATAATTTTTGGGTATGACAATGATGATCCTGGTAGTTCGGTTGACCAGGATATTGAATACAATGATGGGGATGATGGTCAGAAAGATGATGGAGATATTGGTGAGGGCCAAGATGGAAGAAGACGTTATCATTTtcgaaatcgaaatcgaaatcgTGCACAAGTCCAAGTCGGCAGGTTCTCTATCGATCAAGGAATGGGGCCAAAGGTCGGTAAGGATGTAAGAGAGTGTGGATCCTCAGTTCATAAGCGTCATCGAATTACAAGGACTGATGATTCGGAGCCCGACCAAGCTCAAACTGCTGGGGCTGGGCCAAGCTCAGAGGGAGGGGTAGACATACAACCTCTGCAGCTGGTTGATCATAGTGTCAGTTTTGAGGATATAGGGGGGCTTTCTCAATATATTGATGCTCTGAAGGAAATGGTTTTCTTTCCTTTACTCTATCCAGATTTCTTTACTAGTTATCATATCACCCCACCAAGGGGTGTTTTGTTATGTGGTCCTCCTGGTACTGGGAAGACATTAATTGCCAGAGCCTTAGCCTCTGCTGCATCCAAGGCTGGCCGCAAAGTTAGTTTTTACATGAGGAAGGGTGCAGATGTGCTAAGCAAGTGGGTTGGCGAGGCTGAAAGACAATTGAAACTTCTTTTTGAGGAAGCACAGAGAAATCAACCTTCAATCATATTCTTTGACGAAATAGATGGCCTGGCTCCTGTAAGATCCAGCAGACAAGAGCAAACTCATAATTCTATTGTGTCTACATTGCTTGCTCTCATGGATGGTCTTGATTCCCGTGGACAAGTGGTTTTGCTCGGAGCAACCAACCGAGTTGATGCAATTGATGGAGCTTTGCGGCGCCCTGGTAGATTTGATCGTGAATTCAACTTTCCTTTGCCTGGCTGTGAGGCCCGTGCTGAAATTTTAGACATTCACAGTCGGAAATGGAAGCATCCTCCTTCGAATGAGTTAAAATTGGAGCTTGCAGCTAGCTGTGTTGGATATTGTGGTGCTGATTTAAAGGCTCTTTGCACTGAAGCTGCCATTCGTGCTTTCCGTGAAAAATATCCTCAGGTCTACACAAGTGATGATAAATTTGTAATTGATGTTGATTCAGTAAGGGTTGAAAAGTATCACTTTGTTGAAGCCATGTCAACAATCACCCCAGCTGCTCACAGAGGTGCTGCTGTGCACTCTAGGCCATTGTCTTTAGTAGTTGCACCATGCCTGCAGAGGCATCTACAAAAAGTCATGAACTATATATCCGACATTTTCCCTCCGATTGCAGTGTCATCAGAATTGACCAAGCTTTCCGTGCTGTCTGCTTGTGGCTCTGCCATTCCTCCTGTTTATAGGCCTCGGCTTCTTCTATGTGGTGGTGAAAGTTCTGGCCTGGATCATCTCGGGCCTGCAATTTTACATGAACTCAACCAGTTTCCTGTTCATTGTCTAGGACTTGCATCTCTTCTATCTGATCCTAGTGCAAAGACACCAGAGGAAGCGCTGGTACATATATTTGGTGAAGCAAGGAGAACGACGCCATCCATTCTCTACTTGCCACAGTTCAATCTGTGGTGGGACAGGGCACATGAGCAGCTCGGCACGGTTTTTCTGACTTTGCTACAAGAAGTTCCATCTGATTTACCTATATTACTACTTGCAACGTCATCTGAAGTTGATGCCATCACCTCTTCAATATTCTCCGAACGTTCTGTCTATCAAGTGGCCGGTACGCCATCTAATGAAGACAGATGTTTGTTTTTTGACCGTCTGATCGAAGCTGCCTTGTCAGTCTTGTTGGAGGGCAGGACTAAAAGGTCTCAGGCTGAACTTCCGAAGGCTCCAAAAGTGGCAAGCGGTCCAAAGGTGTCAGAGTTGAACGCCAAGGTAGAATCTGAGCAGCGTGCTCTTTGCCTATTGCAGATGTGCCTCAGAGATGTTTGCAATCGAATTCTATCCGATGAGAGGTTTAGTGCTTTTCACTATCCCATCTTGGATGAGGATGCTCCAAACTATCACTCAGTTATCCAAAATCCTATGGATGTTGCGACCCTGCTGCAGCGTGTTGACTCTGGGTTGTATGTTACATGTAAAGCATTCGTGCAAGATGTTGATCTTATAGTTTCCAATGCAAAGGCTTATAATGGAGATGATTACAATGGGGCTAGGATTGTTAGTAGAGCTTATGAGCTTGGATACGTGGTACATGGAATGCTGCAGTCACAGATGGGCCCTGCACTGATTGCATATTTTGACGAGATTGCTGCTCAAGGTGGCCTAGAAGATGTAACTGTTGTCACAAAGGCGAGTGCTCGACTTCGTGAGGGAAATCTGGATCCTAGCTACGAGGCACACAAGAGGCTTTTTGTGCAGCGGACCAAAACGTATGACATTCCACAGCTTGAGAGGCTTTACGCAAGAATTATGAAGGACATTTTCAACATCAAGGACGGAGACAAAAGCGATGTAGTGCCACCTATGCATTTAATTTTCAAGTATCTGTTGAAATTTGCAGAGGATGAAGCAAACTTCTGA
- the LOC133722294 gene encoding superoxide dismutase [Cu-Zn] 2, with product MGSVKAVAVISGGDKCPLLRGALQFVQGPQGPTRVRGKISGLSPGLHGFHIHALGDTSNGCNSTGPHFNPLNKAHGAPSDKDRHAGDLGNVTAGPDGVAEVSVDDWQIPLSGPHSILGRAVVVHADPDDLGKGGHELSKSTGNAGARVGCGIIGLQSSV from the exons ATGGGCAGTGTGAAAGCAGTGGCTGTCATCAGCGGGGGAGATAAGTGCCCCCTGCTCAGAGGCGCTCTTCAATTCGTGCAGGGCCCCCAAG GGCCAACCCGTGTTAGAGGAAAAATTAGTGGCCTCTCTCCGGGCCTTCATGGCTTCCATATTCACGCTCTTGGTGATACCTCCAACGGCTGCAATTCCACTg GACCTCACTTCAATCCACTGAACAAGGCCCATGGAGCTCCTTCAGACAAGGACCGTCACGCCGGTGATTTGGGTAACGTCACTGCAGGCCCAGATG GAGTTGCTGAGGTTTCTGTTGACGACTGGCAG ATTCCACTAAGCGGACCTCATTCCATTCTTGGGAGGGCGGTTGTAGTGCATGCTGATCCTGATGATCTTGGCAAAG GTGGACATGAACTCAGCAAATCTACTGGGAATGCAGGAGCAAGAGTTGGATGCG GTATAATTGGCCTTCAGTCATCTGTTTAA